The Staphylococcus haemolyticus region GTAGTCTACATCAATTAAGTTATCCAATTGGGGAAAGAAAGCGATATTCTATGCTTACGGCTTCTAGGTTAGCTAGTGAAAAACATGTAGATTGGATAGCGAAAGCTGTAATTAAAGCTAAAAAGAAAGTGCCGCAATTAACATTTGATATATATGGTCATGGTAACGAAAGATCGAGAATTGAAGAAATCATTAAAGAAAATGAAGCACAAGATTATATTCAACTTAAAGGTCATAAGAAGTTAGATGAAATCTATGCGAACTATGATTTATTTGTATCGGCTTCAACAAGTGAAGGGTTCGGTTTGACCTTAATGGAAGCGGTAGGTTCTGGACTAGGCATGATAGGATTCGATGTGAATTACGGTAATCCAACATTTATTAGTCACGGTGAGAATGGATATCTCATACCAATCGATAAAGATGACCAAGATGTCGAAGTCATTACAAATCATATGGCTGAAAAAATTGTTCAGTATTTTAATAATGGGCCTAAGCATTCGCATGAGAAATCTTATAAAATTGCAGAACCGTTTAAAACTGAGCATATTACGCAAAAGTGGCAAAATCTAATTGATGAGGTGCTATATGATTAATTTATTTGAAATATTTGATGAAGCATCACAAAGACTTCAACAATCACTTCAATTTGCAGGATTCAAACATGAGACCATTGTAATGGATGATGACGGTTTTTTACCCGATAACGTCATGACGCCGTATCAATTTTTTGCAAATTATAAACGAAATGATGACGATAAACCAGCATTTTTTAATGAGGTTCAAGTGCCACCATTATGGGAAATTAAAGGTAATCATAATCATGCAGAAATTATAGATAATGGCAATGTAAGAGGGCGAATATTTTATCGCGAGCATTTTAAAAATCGAATTGTGAGTTTTGTGGAGTGGTTTGATACAAAGGACCGTTTGCGTTCGGTCGATTTTTATAACAAAGATGGATTTAAATTTGCGGAAACGGTATATGATTTAAATAAAAAGCCCATCTTGAAGACTTATGTCGATCGTCAAGGGAAAGAAGTATTATATGAAAACTTTGTCACAAAAGATATTATATTGGATTGGCAAGGTCAATCGCATTTCTTTGCATCAAAACAAGACTTCATTAGCTTCTATTTAGACCAAATAGATGTTGATACTTCAACTGTATTTATCAATTCATTGGCAACACCATTCTTCGTGTTATATCAAACGAATCATGTGTCGAATGCAGTGTTATTCTGGCAAGAACAAAGTCATGGTAATGTCCCGGGAAATATGAAGTTATTGTTAGATAAAGAGACGCTGAATTCAAAAGTAATTATCCCAGATAGTGCAGAATTTGAATCTATTACATCAAATGTTGAGGCGCAGTATCGTCCTTTAATCAGTCAATTGGGCTACTTGTACGATTATCAGAAGTCTAATAATTATAACAAGCAAGTATTTAATTTAACTAATTCTGATGATCTTCCAAATTTAGAAGAAATCATACGACAGTGTGAAGATTATGAATTGCATATTGGTGCTATTACCGAAATGTCAGCCACATTAATGGGCTTGGGTAAATATGATAACGTTAAACTTTATCCAACAATCACCCAAGCGAAGATTAATCAATTATTCCAAACATGCGATATTTATTTAGATATCAATAAAGGTGGAGAAATCGTTAATGCTGTTGAACGTGCAATGCTCCATAATCAATTAATTTTGTCTTATGATGAAACTGCGCATCGTCGTTCATTTATTGCTAAAAAGAATATTACAAAGCAAGACGAACCTCAACAATTAATTGATATATTGAATGAAATCGCTAAGGAACCACGTGTATTTAAAGAGCGAGTCATTGCACAACAAGAACAGAATAATTGTATCGATGAATCTACGTTTAGAAATGTCATTATGACTGCGTTAAATCATTAAATGAGGATAATAAAGCTTTTGAGATGAATGAAGACTTACAAAAAGTCGACTTTTATCTCAAAAGGTTTTTTGTTTTGTAAAGGCGTTCTTAGATAGATGATTACTCGCATAAGCTGCTTCGCGTTCCTGGGGTGCCGTCTCTATAGCAGTTCTTTGATTTTAATCATTAGAACTACTTACGTAAGTGTGTGAACACTTACGTTCATTTACGTCACTGCTCCCCTAGGCGTCTTCGCAATTATGTTTCGTATTCTATCTTAGAACTACACACTAAAGAATGTGAACGCTTATGTTTTTTTATGTGGTTTTAATTTAAAACAATTTTCAAGAAAGTATATCTAGTTTTAACAAATAAATGATTTATATAAATAGTTACTCTCTGTTGTTTTCAATAGTGATTATAGTACCGTTAGAATCAGATTTAATATTTAATTTTAAAGAGAATCTTTCGCAAATATCTTTAATAATAGTTAACCCTTTAGATTTAGTAGACATATCATTAAAGCCAATGCCATTATCCTGAATAGTAATATAATTCTCATTTAGATAAATGGTAATGCGCGATGAATTAGAATGTT contains the following coding sequences:
- the gtfB gene encoding accessory Sec system glycosylation chaperone GtfB, with translation MINLFEIFDEASQRLQQSLQFAGFKHETIVMDDDGFLPDNVMTPYQFFANYKRNDDDKPAFFNEVQVPPLWEIKGNHNHAEIIDNGNVRGRIFYREHFKNRIVSFVEWFDTKDRLRSVDFYNKDGFKFAETVYDLNKKPILKTYVDRQGKEVLYENFVTKDIILDWQGQSHFFASKQDFISFYLDQIDVDTSTVFINSLATPFFVLYQTNHVSNAVLFWQEQSHGNVPGNMKLLLDKETLNSKVIIPDSAEFESITSNVEAQYRPLISQLGYLYDYQKSNNYNKQVFNLTNSDDLPNLEEIIRQCEDYELHIGAITEMSATLMGLGKYDNVKLYPTITQAKINQLFQTCDIYLDINKGGEIVNAVERAMLHNQLILSYDETAHRRSFIAKKNITKQDEPQQLIDILNEIAKEPRVFKERVIAQQEQNNCIDESTFRNVIMTALNH